GGCGGGCCGGCGCAGCGCGGCGCCCAGCGTCATCCGCTGCGGCGCGCCCTCCCCCGTGCCGACGTCGTCGCGCAGCCGGGCGCCGGCGAGGGTGGCGACGGCGACGACGCCGCCGAGGGCGAGCGTCCCGGCGTAGACGAAGAACGGGGCCCGCAAGGAGATGGTCGCGACGATGCCGCCGAGGGCCGGTCCGGCGAGCCCGCCGACGAGAAAGCCGGCCTGCCACAGGCTCGTGGCCCGCCCGCGCTGCTCGGGCCGGGCCACCCGGAGCAGCAGGCTCATCGCCGAGACGGTGAACATCGCCGACCCGACCCCGCCGAGCCCGCGCAGCACGAGCAGCTGGGTGTAGGTCTGCGCGAGGCCGGCGAACAGGCTCGACACCGCGACGATCGCGAGCCCGGTGGCCAGCACCCACCGCTCGCCGAACCTGTCGACGAGACGCCCACCGGCGAGCGCGAACACCAGGCGCATGAACGCGAACGCGGACACCACCGCCGCGGCCGCCGTCGCGCCGACGCCGAACTCCTGGGCGAACAGCGGGATCGCGGGGGCGACGATGCCGAACCCGATGGCTACCGCGAACGCGACCGCGGACAGGGCCCACACCTCGCGCGGCAGGTCGCCGGGCAGGCGTGGTCGCGGGACGGGCACGGGGGTCCTCCTGGGCACGGACGTCGAGCGGAGGCTACCCGGGCGGGACCGAGGTCCCGTCGTCGGATGGCGACTGGACACTTAGTTCAACGAATGTCGGTGTGCTATCGGCACGTTGGGCAAGCGAGCCAGTGAAACGGGCTCTTCGCAGTTGACGGTGTAGGTGGCGACGGCGCGTCGTTGGCCGGGTAGGGGTCGAGGTCTTCCGATGATGGGAGTTCTGACGCTGCCCATCCGAAAGACCTCGACATGCCTGACGCTACCTTCGCTGCACCGGACCTGACCACGTTCGCCCGTCTCGATGAGCTCGGTCTTGAGGTCACCGGGCAACTGCTCAAGCCCGATCGGGCGGTGCTCACCTGCCGGGTCGTCGAGCCGGACCAGTGGTGCCGGCGGTGCGGAGCCGAGGGCGTGGCTCGGGACACCGTCACCCGGCGCCTGGCCCACGAACCGCTGGGGTGGCGTCCCACGACCCTGCTGGTCACGGTGCGCCGATACCGGTGCACCGGGTGCGGGCACGTGTGGCGCCAGGACACCACCAAGGCTGCTGAGCCGCGCGCGAAGCTGTCGCGTCGGGCGTTGCGGTGGGCGCTGGAGGGACTGGTGATCGAGCACCTGTCCATGGCCCGGATCGCCGAGGCCCTGGCGGTGTCGTGGAACACCGCCAACACCGCGGTCCTGGCCGAAGGCAAACGCGTCCTGATCGACGACCCGCACCGTTTCGACGGCGTGCGCACCATCGGCGTGGACGAGCACGCCTGGCGGCACACCCACCGCGGCGACAAGTTCGTCACCGTCATCATCGACCTCACCCCGGTGCGCGAGGGCACCGGGCCGGCACGGTTACTGGACATGGTCGCGGGCCGCTCGAAGCAGGCCTTCAAGGCCTGGCTCGATGCCCGGCCCCAGCACTGGCGCCGCGGCGTGGAGGTCGTCGCGATGGACGGGTTCACCGGCTTCAAGACCGCCACCGCCGAAGAGCTGCCCGACGCCGTCGCGGTCATGGACCCATTTCATGTCGTACGGCTGGCCGGGGACGCCCTGGAGGACTGCCGACGCCGCGTCCAACAGGACACCCGCGGGCACCGTGGCCGTAAGGGCGACCCGCTCTACAACGCCAGGCGGACCCTGCTCACCGGCGCTGACCTGCTCACCGGCAAGCAGACTCACCGCCTGCAGGAGCTGTTCGCCGTTGACGCCCACGTCGCTGTGGAGACCACCTGGGCCGTCTACCAGCGGATGATCACCGCCTACCGCGACCCCGACAAGACCCGCGGCCGCGAGGTCATGGCCGCCATCATCGACTCCCTCGCCAGCGCGGTGCCCACCGGCCTGACCGAGTTGCGCCAACTGGGCCGGACCCTCACGCGCCGCGCCGCCGACGTCCTGGCCTACTTCGACCGCCCCGGCACATCGAACGGACCGACCGAGGCGATCAACGGTCGCCTCGAGCACCTCCGCGGCTCCGCCCTCGGCTTCCGCAACCTGACCAACTACATCGCGCGGTCCCTGCTCGAGACCGGAGGCTTCAGACCGCGACTACACCCTCAATCGTGAAGAGCCGGGTTCCCCATACGGGCATGCGATCTGGGCTGACGCCTGTGACCGAGTGTTCAGTGCGCGCTGTATAGTTCAGTCCATGCTGACTATTGCTTCGCGTCTCGACGTGATGAACCGCCTGGGTCGTGCACTGGCCGACCCCACTCGATCCCGGATCATCTTGACCCTGCTCGACCATCCCGCTTACCCGGCGGAACTGGCCCGAGATCTGGACCTGACACGCCCGAACGTGTCCAACCACCTGGCATGCCTGCGCGATTGCGGGATCGTCGTCTCCGAGCCCGAGGGTCGTCGGACACGATATGAGATCGCCGATTCACACCTGGCGCAGGCGCTGACGGCACTGGTCGATGCCACCCTGGCAGTGGACGAAGACGCCCCGTGCATCGATCCCGCCTGCTCGCTTCCCGGATGCGACGCAGCTGGGGAGGGCGCATGATCCTCACCTCGGTCTTGCAGGCGATGGGCCTGTTCGCAGCGACCAACATCGACGACATCATCGTGCTCTCCCTCTTCTTCGCGCGAGGGGCAGGCCAGCGCGGCACTACCGCCCGCATTCTGGCCGGCCAGTACCTCGGATTCGCCGGCATCCTCGGTGCCGCGGTCCTGGTGACCATCGGTGCCGGAGCATTCCTGCCCTCGGCAGCCATCCCGTACTTCGGTCTCATCCCACTGGGCCTCGGCCTCTGGGCCGCATGGCAGGCCTGGCGCGGAGACGATGACGACGATGACGACGAGGCCAAGGTTGCCGGCAAGAAGGTCGGCGTGTGGACAGTCGCAGGCGTCACCTTTGCCAACGGCGGCGACAACATCGGCGTCTACACCCCTGTCTTCCTCATCGTGGAACCTCTCACAGTAGTCGCCTACTGCATCGTCTTCCTCGCGCTCGTCGCGGTCCTGGTGGCCCTGGCAAAGTTCGTCGCCACCCGCCCCCCGATCGCCGAAGTGCTCGAACGCTGGGAGCACATCCTCTTCCCCATCGTTCTCATCGGCCTCGGCATCGTGATCCTCGTCAGCGGCGGAGCCTTCGGACTCTGACGTAGCGGCAGCGATCCAAACGGCCCCGACCGGGCGCACCCCTCTCGGTTCAGACCGCGACACCTACCTGCAGCCAGTCCTGCGTGATCGCGGCAACAAGACCGCCACGGAGCGCTGCAAAAACCCCGCCACCAAGCGAACGAAGCCACAGGTCGACAACCACCTGCACCACGGCAACGAGCTGGGCATCGACGAGCGCACGGTCTCCTGGCGCCGGGTCCTGGACGTCAACGACCGGGCACTGCGCAACGTCGTCATCGGCCTCGGCGACCGGGTCGACGGGGTGCCGCGGCAGAGCGGCTTCGACATCACCGCGGCCAGCGAGGTGATGGTGATCCTGTCGCTGGCGACCTCGCTGGCCGACCTGCGGCGCCGGCTCGGCCGGATCGTCGTCGCCTCCACCCGGGACGGCGCGCCGGTGACCGCCGAGATGCTCGGCGCGGCGGGGGCGATGGCAGTCATCCTGCGCGACGCCCTGCAGCCGAACCTGCTGCAGACCCTCGAGGGCACTCCGGCCCTCGTGCACACCGGGCCGTTCGGGAACATCGCCACCGGGAACTCCTCGGTGGTCGCCGACCTCGTCGGCGTCCGCACCGGGGACTACCTCGTCACCGAGGCGGGGTTCGGCGCCGACATGGGGCTGGAGCGGTTCGTCGACGTCAAGTGCCGGGTCTCCGGGCTGGTCCCGGACGCCGCCGTCCTCGTCGTCACCGTCCGCGCGCTCAAGGCCCACTCCGGGCGCTACCGGGTGGTCGCGGGCCGGCCGCTCCCGCCGGAGATGCTCGAGGAGAACCCGGACGACGTGCGCGCGGGGGCCCCCAACCTGCTGGCGCACCTGCGGATCGCCCGACGGCTGGGCATCTCCCCCGTGGTCGCGATCAACGCCTTCCCCGGCGACCACCCGAGCGAGCACGCCGTGATCCGCAGGCTCGCGCAGGACGCCGGGGCCCGGGTGGCCGTGACGACGCACGTCGCCGAGGGCGGCAAGGGCGCGCTCGCCCTGGCCGAGGCCGTCGTGGCCGCCGCCGGGGAGCCGTCCACCCTGCGCTTCCTGTACGAGCCGGAGGTGCCGCTGCCCGACAAGATCGAGCGGATCGCCCGCGAGATCTACGGGGCGGACGGCGTGGACCTCGCCCCGGCGGCCGCCGCGGACCTGCGCCGGTTCACCGAGCTGGGTTTCGGGCACCTGCCGGTGGTTGTCGCCAAGACGCACCTGTCGTTGTCGTCGGACCCGCGGCTGCTCGGTGCGCCGACCGGGTGGCGGCTGCCCGTGCGCGAGGTCCGGCTCGCCGCCGGCGCCGGGTACGTCTACGCGGTCTGCGGTGACATGCGGACCATGCCCGGTCTGCCGCGGCACCCGATCGCCGAGCGGATCGACCTCGACGACGACGGCGAGGTCGTCGGGCTGTCCTGAGGCCGTCCGCCGGCGGTCGCGCCGCGACCGGACGGGTCAGCGGCGAGTGAGCTGCAGCCGCCACGCTTCTGGGCCGCGCTCGAGGTAGGCCACGTCCAGCGCCCCGCCGTGCCGCTCGGTGAGGTGCCGGAGCAGGGGCTGCGGGTCGTGCGGGGCGACGAGGACGAGGGCGCCGCCCGTCGGCAGGGCGTCGACCGCACCGAGGACGGCGCCGTGCCGGATCGCGTGCGGGATGGCCCGGACGTCGAGCTCAGGCAGCGCGGTGTCGTGCTCGCCGCAGGCACACCCGCCCGAGTCGTGACCGCTGATGGAGACCGACTGCTGCATGGGAGGACCCTTCTAAGGAGGGAGCGGGACCGGGCTGGTGGCCCGGCGTCTTGTTTTACTACAATAGTACCCGTGGAAATTAAACCCGGTATGGGGCCGGCACCCGTCCGGACCGGGGCGACGGGCCGCTCGCTGTCGGGCCAGCGCGCCGTCGTCCTGGAACGCCTGCAGCACAGCGGTGAGCCGCTCACCGTCACCGGGCTCGCCGCCGAGCTGGGCCTGCACCCGAACACCGTCCGCGAGCACCTCGACGCGCTGGTCGAGCGGGGCCTCGTCGTCCGGGGGCGACAGGCGACCGGGCGACGCGGGCGGCCGGCGTGGACCTACGCGGCCGCGGCCGACCTCGTCGAGCCTGACACCAGGGTCCGCGACTACGCATGTCTGGCGACCGCACTGGCTGCGCACATCGCGCTGAGGAGCGCGGACCCGACGGGCGACGCCCTGGCCGCCGGTCGGGACTGGGGCCGCGGGCTTGCCGCCGCCCACCCGTTCGAGCGGCCGCCGTCGGCGACCGCGGTGCGCCGCCGGGTGGTCGCCCTGCTCGACGAGCTCGGGTTCGCCCCGCAGGACGACGCCCGCTGCACGACGGCCGCCCTGCGCCGGTGCCCGCTGCTCGACGTCGCCAGCCGGTACCCCGAGGTCGTCTGCCAGGTGCACCTCGGGATCGTCCGGGGCGCCATGGAGGCCTACGGCGGTCAGCCCGAACGCACCGCCCTCATCCCGTTCGCGGAGGTCGGCGCGTGCCGCCTGCACCTGCTGACGGCGGCCTGAAGGCCCTCCGTGACTGAGCTGCTGGCTGGACCCGTCACCGCTGGCGCGGCCGGCCACCCGCCGACCAGGCGGAGGCTGCCCTGGCCGCGGCTGCTGCTCCTGCTGCCCGCCGCCGCCGCCCTGCTGCTCGGCCTCGACGCCGCCGTGACGCTGCTCGGGCTGCCGGCCCCGCTCGCCGCGCCCCGGCTGGGGGAGGTGCACGGGGTGCTCCTCGTCCTCGGCTTCGCCGGCACCCTCGTCGCCCTCGAACGGGCCGTCGCCCTCGGCAGCCGCTGGGGCTACCTGGCCCCTGCGGGTCTCGGCGCCGGCGGACTCGCCCTCGTCGCCGTACCGTCCCCGGCGTTCGCCGGTGCGCTGCTCACTGCCGGGACAGCGGCCCTCGTCGCGGTCTACCTGCCGCTGTGGGGTCGTCAGCCGGCTGCGGCGGTCGTCGTCCAGGCTCTCGGTGCCGTGCTGGCGGTGGGGGCAGCGCTGTTGTGGTGGGGCGGCGTCCCGGTCCCGCACCTGCTGCCCTGGCTGGCAGGCTTCCTCGTTCTCACCGTCGCCGGGGAGCGGGTCGAGCTCGCCCGGGTCGCCGTCCTCGACCCGCGGGCGGAGCCCGTCGTGGTCGCGGCCACCGGCCTGCTCGCCGCCGGCGTCCTCGTCGGGCTGCTGTGGCCGGTCGCGGGAGCGGCCGGCACGGGTGCCGCGCTGCTCGCCACGACAGCCTGGCTGGCCCGCTACGACGTCGCCCGGCACACCGTCCGTGGCACCGGGCTGCCGCGGTTCACGGGCTGGGCCCTGCTCGCCGGGTACGGCTGGCTCGCCGTCGCCGGAGGGATCTGGCTGCTCGGCGGGCCGGTCACCGCCGGCCCCGGCTACGACGCCGTGGTGCACGCCGTCTTCCTCGGCTTCGTGATCTCGATGATCATCGCGCACGCCCCGGTCATCCTGCCCGCGGTGCTGCGCCGGCCTCTTCCCTACCGGCCAGCCATGTACGCGCCGTTGATCCTGCTGCACGTCTCGCTCGCCCTGCGCATCGCGGTCGGGGACCTGGGCGACGTCGGCTCGGCCTGGCAGCTCGGGGGCCTGCTCAACGTCGTCGCCGTCCTGCTCTTCGTCGCGGTCGCCGTGTGGTCCGCCGCCACGGCCAACCGTCCCCGGACGTCGTCGTGAGCCGTGCCGCCTGGCACCTGCGGACCGGTGCGGTCGTCGCGGCCTGGCTGCTCGCCCTCGTCGTCGTCGCCCTGGTCCACCCGTTCGTCCCGGCCGCGCGGTGGCTGCTGGTGCACCTGCTCGTGCTCGGCGCGGTGAGCAACGCCATCCTGATCTGGACCTGGCACTTCGCGGCGGCCCTGCTGCGGCTGCCGACCGAGTCGCTGCGCCGAGGCCAGGGGCTGCGGCTCGTGCTGTTCAACGCGGGCGCGCTCGGTGTCGTCGTCGGCACGGTCACCGGTGCCCGGGTCCTCGTGACGGCGGGCGCGGTGGTCGTCGCCGGGGTCTCCGGCTGGCACGCCACCGCGCTGCTGCGCCGGGCGCGGGCCGCGTTGCCGTCCCGGTTCGGTGTGACCGTCCGCTACTACGTCGCCGCGGGCCTGGCCCTGCCCGTCGGGGCGGTGCTCGGGGTGCTGCTCGGCCGACCGGGGCTGTCCGATGCCGGGCACGGTCGCCTCGTCGTCGCCCACGAGGTCGTCAACCTGCTCGGCTGGGTGGGGCTGACCGTCGTCGGCACGCTCGTCACCCTGTGGCCGACGATGCTGCGCACCCGGGTCGCGGACGGCGCAGAGCGCGCCGCCCGGCGGGCCCTGCCGGTGCTCGTCGGCGGGGTCGCCGCTGCGGCGGCTGCGGCCCTGGCCGGCTCGCTCGTCCTCGCCGCGGTCGGCGTGCTCGTCGTCCTCGCCGGCGTCGTCGCGGTTGCCGTCCCGCACGCCGAGGAGGTGCGCCGTAAGGCGCCGGTCGAGCTGCCGACCGCCTCCGTGCTCGCCGGGATGCTGTGGCTGGCCGGGTCGCTCGTCGTCCTCGCGGTCGGGCTGGCGACCGCGGGGGACTGGGCCGTCGCCGGTGAGCGGGCCGGTGCGCTGACCGCGCCGCTGCTGGCGGGGTTCGCCGCCCAGGTGCTGCTCGGCGCGCTCAGCTACCTCGTCCCGGTGGTGCTCGGCGGCGGGCCGTCCGTGCAGCGGGCGACCTCGACGCTGCTCGGACGTTCCGGCTGGGCCCGGCTCACCGCTGCCAACGCCGGTCTGCTGCTCGCCGTCCTCCCGGTGCCGAGCCTCGTGCGAGTCGTGCTCTCCGTCGTCGTCCTCGTCGCGCTCGGGTCCGCCCTGCCCCTGCTCGTGGGCGCCGTCCTGCTCGCCCGCCGGCTGCGCGGGGCGCCGCCGCAGCCTGCCGGTCCGCAACGGCACCCGACCGCCCAGCGCCGACTGGGCATGGCTGCCGCCGGCCTCGCCGTGGTCCTCGCCGGCACGGCCGGCGGCGTGGCGCTCGACCCCGCAGCCGCCGGCATCCCGCTCACCACCGCCTCCCCCGCGGCCGGTGCCGCCCCGGCCGGGGAGACCGGCCGGACGACGACGGTCACCGTCCGGGTCGAGGGGATGCGGTACGTGCCGGACGTCGTCGAGGTGCCCGCCGGGGACCGGCTCGTCGTCGTCCTCGACAACACCGGCGACGACCGGCACGACCTCGTCCTCGCCAACGGGGCCCGCAGCGACCGCGTCGGCCCCGAGGAGCGGACCCGCCTGGACGCCGGTGTCGTCACGGCGGACCTCGACGGGTGGTGCTCCGTCGCCGGGCACCGGCAGATGGGCATGGTGCTGACCGTCCGCGCCGTCGGGGACCTCGACGTGCAGGCCGACCCGGGACCGGCCTTCGACCCCTACGACCCGCGGCTCGACCCCGCACCGGCCGGCGCGGTGCACGAGGTAACCCTCCTCGTCCGGGAGGTCGAGCGGGAGGTCGCCCCCGGCGTCCGGCAGACGCTCTGGACCTTCGGCGGGACGGCGCCCGGACCGACGCTGCGCGGCCGGATCGGTGACGTCTTCGACGTCACCCTCGTCAACGACGGGAGCATCGGCCACTCGATCGACTTCCACGCCGGTGCGCTCGCGCCCGACCGGCCGATGCGGACGATCCAGCCGGGGGAGTCCCTGCGCTACCGGTTCACCGCCACCCGGGCCGGCATCTGGATGTACCACTGCTCGACGGCGCCGATGTCACTGCACATCGCCAACGGCATGTTCGGCGCCGTCGTCATCGACCCGCCGGACCTGCCGCAGGTCGACCAGGAGTACGTGCTCGTGCAATCCGAGTACTACCTCGGGCCGCAGGGCGGGGTGGCGGACGCCGACCGGGTCGCCGCCGAGCGACCGGACCTCGTCGTGTTCAACGGGTACGCGAACCAGTACGACCGGGAGCCGCTGACCGCCCGGGTGGGGGAGCGGGTGCGGGTGTGGGTGCTGGCGGCTGGTCCGCAGCGGGGCAGTGCGTTCCACGTCGTCGGCGGGCAGTTCGACACGGTGTGGTCCGAGGGCGACTACCGGCTGCGGCCGGGTCCGGGCGGGGCGCAGGTCCTGGCTCTTGCCCCGGCGCAGGGCGGCTTCGTCGAGCTGGAGCTACCCGAGCCAGGCCGCTACCCGTTCGTCACGCACGCCATGGTGGACGCCGAGCGCGGCGCGCACGGCGTCCTGGAGGTGGTGCCGTGACCGGAATGCCGGCGACCGGGCTACCGTTGGCGGTGGTTGAATGTCTAACCACTGCCGGAAGGGGCCTGCCGTGCCCGCGATCACCGTTCCTGATCTCACCGTGCTGCCCCGGTTGCCGCGGGTCGACCGCAGCGTGCTCACCGAGCGGCCCGTCCGCTCGGTGACGACCGCGCCCGACGGGTTGGAGGGCGAGGGCTTCCCGGTCCGGCGTGCGTTCGCCGGCGTCGACCTGCGCGACCTGGACCCGTTCATCCACATGGACCAGCTGGGCGAGGTGGAGTACGCCGCGGGCGAGGCGAAGGGCACCCCGTGGCACCCGCACCGCGGTTTCGAGACCGTCACCTACATCCTCGACGGGACGTTCGAGCACGCCGACTCCGAGGGCGGCGGCGGCGTGATCACGAACGGGGACACCCAGTGGATGACCGCTGGCAGCGGGCTGCTGCACATCGAGCGGCCGCCGGAGGAGCTGGTGCTCAGCGGCGGGCTGTTCCACGGCGTCCAGCTGTGGGTGAACCTGCCACGGGCCCAGAAGATGGCCCAGCCGCGCTACCAGGACCTGCGCGGGAACGAGTCGGCTCTGGTCAGCTCGGACGACGGCGGTGCGCTGGTCCGGGTCATCGCCGGTGACCTCGGCGGCCACCGCGGGCCCGGGGTGACGACGACTCCGATCACGATGGCGCACGCCACGGTGAGTCCGGCCGCCCGGCTGGAGACGGCCTGGCCGCCGGACTTCAACGCGCTCGTCTACGTGCTCGCCGGGCAGGGCACGGTCGGCCCGCAGGGCCACCGGATCCGCAAGGGCCAGCTCGCCGTCCTCGGCGCCGGTGGGGCGCTGTCGGTCGCCGCGGCCCCGACCCAGCCGCAGGCCGAGCCGAACCTCGAGGTGCTGCTGCTCGGCGGCCGGCCGATCCATGAGCCGGTCGCCTGGGCCGGGCCGTTCGTGATGAACACCCGCGCCGAGGTGGTCCAGGCGTTCGAGGACTTCCAGGCCGGCCGCCTCGGCCGGGTCCCGGCCGTGCACGGCGCGCCGACGTCCGTCGTCGAGGGCTGACGCGACAACGTATCCACCGTGCTGGGTCGCCGCGGCCCGGGCTCGGCTGCAGCGCTCGTCCTCTGGCTGCACGTGCTCCCCTCGCGGAGGAGGATGGACGTCGCCCGGGTCGAGCACGCAGCGATCACCTCGGCCCGTCGCGCAGACGTCCACCGTCGACTGTTCGGAGGGACTCAGTGATCGACTACTCGACGTTGATCCAGACAGCAGGAGCGCGGGCGAACGCTGCCGACAGCAACGAGGCACGGCAGGCGGTGGAGGCGGTCGTCACCGTCGTCGCACTGGCGCTGGACGACGACGAGCGGGGGCGGTTGGCCGACGTCCTGCCCGGTGCGCTCCGCGGCGCCGCAGCACTCCCGGGTCCGGCCACACCGGTGGCCAGCAGTGCGGCCCTGGTGCGCACGGTGAGCGAGCGGAGCGGCTGCCCGGCTGAACGGGCCCGCTTCTACACCCAGGCCGTGCTCGCCACCGTGGCCGACGCCGAGCCCGAGGTGGCGGAGCTGATCGCCCGGCGGCTACCGGACGGCCACGACCTGTTCTCACCGATCGACCAGGGAGTCACCGCTCGGGGGTCCGGGGTACCCACCCGGCAGAGCCCCCGCATTCTCGACCGAGACGAGATCGCCCGACAGCTGGACGGACTGACCGGATGGGAGGGTGACGAGCTCCGGCTGCGGAGAACCGTGGTGCTCCCGCCGGACCGGGTGCGGCCGCTCCGTGACGCCGTCGGTCGTGTCGAGCGGGAGCTGGACCATCACGCACGAGTCACGCAGGACCAGGGAGCGGTCACGTTCGAGGTCTGGACGCACTCCCTCGACCGCGTGACCGACATGGACGTGGAACTCGCCCGCAGGATCAACAGGGCGGTGGAGGAGATCGGCGCATCGGGATGACGCCGCCGCGTCTGCGGTGACGACACCCACGGCGGCCCCGCTGCTCAGGTCGGTGGCGCGTTCCACGACACCGACCGGTGCACTGTGCCACGGTGTGCCCGTGACCAGCACAGATGCGATCGCCGCCGACGGACTGCGGGTCCTCCGGCTCTGCAGTGTCTTCGAGCCCGCGCCCGACCCCAGCCGCCGACTGGGCGAAGAGCTCGACGGCCGCACCGCCGGGTTCGACCCCGTCGGCGGGATGCAGAACCACACCGCGGTGCTCACCCGCTACCTGGACGCCCGAGGCGTCGCACAGACCGTCCTGACCTCCCGGCTCGCCGGGCCCCGTGGGACGACTCGGCTGGGCGCGGGCGCGCTGGTGGTCCGGGTCGGCCTGCCGGTCCGGTTTCTGCGCCAGTTCTGGGCTCTCGCGGCGCTGCCGGCCGCGCTGCGACGGCGGTCGGGGGTCGACGTCGTCCACGCTCACCAGGGGGAGGACCTCGCCGTCCTGCCACTGGCCTGGCTGGCCGCCCGCCGGCACCGGTGCCCGCTGGTGGCGACCGTTCACTGCAGCGTGCAGCACACCCTGCGCGGACGCGGCCTGCGGGCCCTACTGCTGCACCGGCTCGGCGGGGCGGTCGAGCGGGCGACCCTGCGCCGGGCCGACGCGGTCGTCGTCCTCACCACGCGGGCGCGGGCGGGCTTGCTGGCCGACGGGATCGCCGCGGAGCGCGTCCACGTCATCCCTTCCGGCTTCGACCCCTCGATCTTCGCGGCCCCGGCCGACCGGCCACCGGAGCGAGCCGGCGGCCTGCGGATCGGCTACGTCGGGCGGCTGGCCCCGCAGAAGCGGCCGGACCTCGTGGTGCAGGCGTTCACGCGGATGGCCCAGCCGGCGCAGCTGGTGGTGGTGGGGGACGGCCCCGAGCGCTCGCGCGTCGAGTCGCTGGTGGCCGACAGCCCCGCCCGCGACCGGATCAGCCTGTCGGGGTTCGTCCCGCACGACGCGATCCCCGGTGTTCTCGCCGGGCTGGACGTCCTGGTGCTCCCGTCCGCCTACGAGGAGATGGGGTCGGTCCTGGTCGAGGCGATGGCCACCGGCCTGCCGGTCGTGGCCAGCAACGTCGGCGGCATCCCCGAGGTCGTGGGGGACGGCGAGACGGGGCTGCTGGTCCCCCAGGGTGACGTCGACGCGCTCGCGGCGGCCCTCGACCGGCTGGTCGCCGACGACGAGCTGCGGGGCCGCCTCGGCCGGGCGGCCCGCGCCCGGGCCGCGGCGTACGCCTGGCCGGAGCTGTCGTCCCGGGTGGCCGGCGTCTACGCCGCGGTCTCGGGGCGGGCGGCAGTGTCCTCGGCCCGCCGCTGAGGCCGAGGCGACTGCTTGTCCTCGGCGACGGGGCCGCCGACCCGGCCGCGGTCGGTTGTGGTGGCGGCACACGTGATGGCGGTACGAGGGTGGCGGGATTGCATGATCACGAACAGGGGGGAGGAGGGATCACGGTGGAGGGGGGTTCCGCGGGTCAGGCGTCGAAGTCGAGGACCACCTTCGGGGTCGTCGGCACCGACTGGCACGCCAGCCGGAAGCCGGCGGCGATCTCGGCGTCCTCGAGGGCGTAGTTGCGGGCCATCTCCACCTCACCCTCCACCACCTTGCAGCGGCAGGTGCCGCACACGCCCCCCTTGCACGCGTACGGGGCGTCGTTGCGGACGGCGAGGGTCGCGTCGAGGATCGAGCCCTCCTCGGGCATCGGGAACGTCGTCGTCCGCCCGGCCAGCCGGACGGTCACCTCGCTGCCCGACTCCTCGCCGTCCAGGCTGACCCGACGGGTCATCCGCGGCGCCTCGCCCTCGACGTGGAAGAGCTCGAGGTGGATGTCGGGCTTGGGCACGCCGCGCTCGACGAGCGTGGCGTGCACCTGCTGGACCAGGGCGTAGGGACCGCACAGCAGCCACTCGTCGACGTCGTCGGGGGGCAGCAGGGTGTCCAGCAGGCTGTGCAGCTTCTCCTCGTCGATGCGGCCGTGGAGCAGGTCGGCGTCCTGCCACCACTCGCGGGACAGCACGTGGACCAGCTGGAGGCGGTCGGGGTAGCGGTCCTTGAGGTCGGCGAGCTCCTCGAGGAACATCACCGACGCGGTGGTCCGGTTGCCGTAGACGAGGGTGAACCGGCTGGCCGGCTCTGTCTCCAGCACCGTGCGCAGGATCGACATGACGGGCGTGGTCCCGCTGCCCGCGACGACGGC
This DNA window, taken from Kineosporiaceae bacterium SCSIO 59966, encodes the following:
- a CDS encoding DUF2249 domain-containing protein, giving the protein MQQSVSISGHDSGGCACGEHDTALPELDVRAIPHAIRHGAVLGAVDALPTGGALVLVAPHDPQPLLRHLTERHGGALDVAYLERGPEAWRLQLTRR
- a CDS encoding ISL3 family transposase, translating into MPDATFAAPDLTTFARLDELGLEVTGQLLKPDRAVLTCRVVEPDQWCRRCGAEGVARDTVTRRLAHEPLGWRPTTLLVTVRRYRCTGCGHVWRQDTTKAAEPRAKLSRRALRWALEGLVIEHLSMARIAEALAVSWNTANTAVLAEGKRVLIDDPHRFDGVRTIGVDEHAWRHTHRGDKFVTVIIDLTPVREGTGPARLLDMVAGRSKQAFKAWLDARPQHWRRGVEVVAMDGFTGFKTATAEELPDAVAVMDPFHVVRLAGDALEDCRRRVQQDTRGHRGRKGDPLYNARRTLLTGADLLTGKQTHRLQELFAVDAHVAVETTWAVYQRMITAYRDPDKTRGREVMAAIIDSLASAVPTGLTELRQLGRTLTRRAADVLAYFDRPGTSNGPTEAINGRLEHLRGSALGFRNLTNYIARSLLETGGFRPRLHPQS
- a CDS encoding cadmium transporter, producing MILTSVLQAMGLFAATNIDDIIVLSLFFARGAGQRGTTARILAGQYLGFAGILGAAVLVTIGAGAFLPSAAIPYFGLIPLGLGLWAAWQAWRGDDDDDDDEAKVAGKKVGVWTVAGVTFANGGDNIGVYTPVFLIVEPLTVVAYCIVFLALVAVLVALAKFVATRPPIAEVLERWEHILFPIVLIGLGIVILVSGGAFGL
- a CDS encoding MFS transporter, with the protein product MPRRTPVPVPRPRLPGDLPREVWALSAVAFAVAIGFGIVAPAIPLFAQEFGVGATAAAAVVSAFAFMRLVFALAGGRLVDRFGERWVLATGLAIVAVSSLFAGLAQTYTQLLVLRGLGGVGSAMFTVSAMSLLLRVARPEQRGRATSLWQAGFLVGGLAGPALGGIVATISLRAPFFVYAGTLALGGVVAVATLAGARLRDDVGTGEGAPQRMTLGAALRRPAYQAALVVNLGTGWALFGVRSAVIPLFVADALGRGPFWVGIGFLVGSAAQTALLWPAARVVDAVGRRPAMLAGTVVTTAGVAALALWQTLPVFLVAMAVYGGGAAFLGAAPAAVVGDVVRGRGGTVVAAFQMSSDVGAVAGPLVAGWLIDGMSFGAAFWVTAAVLAVGAVLSVRMPETGVTTRVKRA
- a CDS encoding formate--tetrahydrofolate ligase, with amino-acid sequence MQTAPTGRTPLGSDRDTYLQPVLRDRGNKTATERCKNPATKRTKPQVDNHLHHGNELGIDERTVSWRRVLDVNDRALRNVVIGLGDRVDGVPRQSGFDITAASEVMVILSLATSLADLRRRLGRIVVASTRDGAPVTAEMLGAAGAMAVILRDALQPNLLQTLEGTPALVHTGPFGNIATGNSSVVADLVGVRTGDYLVTEAGFGADMGLERFVDVKCRVSGLVPDAAVLVVTVRALKAHSGRYRVVAGRPLPPEMLEENPDDVRAGAPNLLAHLRIARRLGISPVVAINAFPGDHPSEHAVIRRLAQDAGARVAVTTHVAEGGKGALALAEAVVAAAGEPSTLRFLYEPEVPLPDKIERIAREIYGADGVDLAPAAAADLRRFTELGFGHLPVVVAKTHLSLSSDPRLLGAPTGWRLPVREVRLAAGAGYVYAVCGDMRTMPGLPRHPIAERIDLDDDGEVVGLS
- a CDS encoding winged helix-turn-helix transcriptional regulator gives rise to the protein MLTIASRLDVMNRLGRALADPTRSRIILTLLDHPAYPAELARDLDLTRPNVSNHLACLRDCGIVVSEPEGRRTRYEIADSHLAQALTALVDATLAVDEDAPCIDPACSLPGCDAAGEGA
- a CDS encoding helix-turn-helix domain-containing protein codes for the protein MGPAPVRTGATGRSLSGQRAVVLERLQHSGEPLTVTGLAAELGLHPNTVREHLDALVERGLVVRGRQATGRRGRPAWTYAAAADLVEPDTRVRDYACLATALAAHIALRSADPTGDALAAGRDWGRGLAAAHPFERPPSATAVRRRVVALLDELGFAPQDDARCTTAALRRCPLLDVASRYPEVVCQVHLGIVRGAMEAYGGQPERTALIPFAEVGACRLHLLTAA